The Amblyomma americanum isolate KBUSLIRL-KWMA chromosome 6, ASM5285725v1, whole genome shotgun sequence genome has a window encoding:
- the LOC144094955 gene encoding E3 ubiquitin-protein ligase MARCHF3-like, whose product MAWSEGRPEEGSSRSAAAGGSVNNTQDGSDNADDTSSMGESGMCRICFRGSRAGSLLSPCNCRGTIGLVHKECLEEWLSRRNTDECNICSYQFKVERTPKSIMDWLRDPSSQANRWYILVDMSLSLFGAVMLLVSAWLSAVEIISGISSVLGCVLIGIIVVLAGLICVADIYLMVRHHHQALIQWRQSNWGVRLVLPSGMPDGAASAEASGTPPGPPPPPPLPPSEPPASVPPALNSTTAANAATTDAVTSQDSQSTDHPVV is encoded by the exons ATGGCGTGGTCGGAAGGGCGGCCCGAAGAGGGCTCGTCGCGATCCGCTGCGGCCGGCGGCAGCGTCAACAACACGCAGGACGGCtccgacaacgccgacgacacATCCAGCATGGGCGAGTCCGGCATGTGCCGCATCTGCTTCCGGGGATCCCGCGCCGGCAGCCTGCTGTCGCCCTGCAACTGCCGAGGGACCATAGGACTCGTCCACAAGGAGTGCCTCGAGGAGTGGCTGTCACGCAGGAACACCGACGAGTGCAACATCTGCTCCTACCAGTTCAAG GTGGAGCGGACGCCCAAAAGCATCATGGATTGGCTCCGCGACCCCAGCAGCCAGGCGAATCGCTGGTACATCCTGGTGGACATGTCTCTCTCCCTCTTCGGCGCCGTCATGCTGCTGGTGTCCGCCTGGCTGTCGGCGGTCGAGATCATAAGCGGAATCTCGTCGGTGCTCGGCTGCGTGCTCATCGGCATTATCGTGGTGCTCGCGGGACTCATCTGCGTCGCCGACATCTACCTTATGGtgcgccaccaccaccaggcaCTCATCCAGTGGCGCCAGAGCAACTGGGGTGTCCGCCTGGTGTTGCCGAGCGGCATGCCCGACGGCGCCGCGTCGGCGGAGGCCAGCGGTACTCCACCGGGtccaccaccgccgccaccgctgccgccatCCGAGCCCCCCGCTTCAGTTCCGCCCGCCCTCAACAGTACTACCGCCGCCAACGCCGCGACGACGGATGCGGTAACGTCACAGGACTCTCAGAGCACCGACCACCCCGTCGTGTGA